Part of the Pangasianodon hypophthalmus isolate fPanHyp1 chromosome 9, fPanHyp1.pri, whole genome shotgun sequence genome is shown below.
AAGATCTGGCTTGCATGCACACTTATGAATCCACCTAATAAAAATCTTTCCACTGACAGCAGATCGCACCTCGGCTGAGGTGTGTGTTGTAGCGGGCCGTAAGATTCAGAATATGTAGGAATGCTGTAGTTACAGCATTGAGGGGCATCACAACACCATGAAGCTCATTCAATTTAAACATAGCTTCATATCAAAATGAAAACTTTGGTTCTGTGAATGTCAGTAATGAAGTaggattttctctttttctgattgGTAAACCTACTTATCTGCTAGGCAACTAAAAAACTAATAGCCATAAAATCTGCTTGCCCCAGGCTCCTAGGGTACTAATTTGTCTTCCTCTGAATGAATAAGCAAATTGGAATACCATCAACCCTGCACAATCCTCAATTGTTTTTTCTGGGAAACAGATGTCGCATCATCTGTATTTTCATATTGGAACTTAAAtagctcttatattttatattgcacTAACAGTCTGTCGCTTGTTCAGTCCTAGCTGAGATCTTCCCTTAGTGTTTATTATTGCTGTTTGTAACGCTGTGACATGTCCTCTGTACCTGCAGTCGACCACCATGGTTTGACCTCCCACCTCCTCCATACCTTCCTGATGGTGATGCTGCGTGTGAAACAGAGCCACCTGTTTATGAAGCATCCACACAAGCTAGTCAGACTCCTGCAGTCAGATCTGAGCGAGCACAAGTACACAGCATCAATCCCACAGTCAGATGTGACGCAGCACAGCCTCGAACCCTCAGTTCAGCTTCCAGCTCCACAGAGGAGTCTCAGCAGCTATAGCTGTCCAGTGAGAGGACACAGAGACACTTGTATATAGGACACAGAGACATGTATGGGACTCACTGTGTGGAAAGATTAAAGTCGGAAGAGTGCCACAGCGCTTCATTTGGAGTATCGCTAAAGGACACTGACAGAAATTGGTCTTACTACTCAGAGTGGTTTCCTGAGTGGAAAGTGCCATCTTCTGGTACAAATGTGACATTACGGCTCATAACTTTGCTACGGTGAAAAGACACTGTACAGAGAAATCTACTTCACACCTCTGAGACTTGAGACTCAGAGACTGGTCTCTAATACAAGACTGATTTAGACATTGCATTAAAGATGCAGGCACCAAATGAATAGCACTCAAGTACTACAGGACTAAAAACTGTTCTGAGCTGTTCTTTGTCACTAGTTATTTCTTTCGGTGTTTCCTTTTCATCCAGAGCTTTATAATATTCTGATAAATCACTATGCAGTGTGAATTGTTGAacttgtttaaacaaaaaaaaaaacatgatacaaGTGATATGGTGTGTAAAGAATCAAAGTCCTACCCCATTCTCATCATTAAGGCACTTACTAATGTACCCCGTTGAAACACTTCTGGTCATCGTGTTCCCTTCAATGATTTCTCAAATTAAAGTCACAATAAACTCTAAATAGACAACCTTAAGCTGCGTTCACGCTATAATACACTTTTCTCCACAGTAAAAGTGCTGGATGGTGTTCTGACAAATTGTCCTACCTGTTGAAATGTCCACGGGTTTTGCACGCCCATTAATTCATGCTTCTTCAAGTAGATTTCTCCTGGAGGAATTTTCTGTGAAAGTTACAGTAATAAAGTAGACGAAATAGCTCAAAATACATGTAACCATGACGACAGTGATACTGCTTGTGGTGTTCTCTGTATTTTTCCTGCATTTTGCAGCGATTCTACTGGCCAGTATGAGTGATGTATTATTCCAAATCAGCACTAGTTAGTGTCATGGTTCAATAACCATAAATATCTCTTGATAAAACCTAAAAACACAATGAACTTAATCTTGCTTAAATGGTTACGCCACCAATTCTGCCTTCTGATTGCACCAGCTTAAGTAGTTAGCTTATCTATCtcgatttatttaacagcaatGATTAGGTTGTTCTCTTAATATTCATTCTAACTAGAAGGCTTTGTGTTCTGTGTTGAAATCGCCCTTATATTCGCTcactaaaaaaaactaatttctcAGCATTCTGTGTCCTCCATGTTGTTTGTCTCACTTGCTCCCTGACCTGTGACCTGATTGGTGGAGagtttttaagaaaagaaatatcCTGACATCACTAGtgtagtgtgaaagcagccagAATGCTGTGCTGTATGTGGCCTTGTTTCTGCAGAGTACAATCATAATCTCTTACCTTATAATGGTATAATATTGTTACAGTATTTCTCGTGAAATGTGCTGTAGTTCTCCCAGATCTGTCTGCAATGAATCGATACTTTATTTTCCAGGCCAGCATGCCTGCTGTTACATTAACCCTGGTTCATATGAGCTGCATTAACCCTCTGCATGCTGTGAGTAGGAGATATTTGGTGCATGCTGTAATTAATCTAAATATACTAAATGCCTCAGTGCCTTACAGATAGAAGTCTTTGGATGTCTAGAAAATTTAGCCTTTAATTACACCTAATTGTAGTACACTTCAATTATGAAGCCCCATGATTCCTTTCTTTGTATGTGACAATCAGTGTATTTGGTTCAGCATGATCGAAAATGTGGCTGgttttaatacatttgcatTGATTCTACAATCACATTAATATAGATGATCAAAAATgagtttattaaacattatctGTTTAAAGGAGCTGTAAATGAGAGTAGTGTTAATTTATATACTGCCTACTGAGGTGTGATATCTGTTCACTGTGTAGTGCATTATAGAAAAATATGTTCAACACTGACTAGATTTCAGTACATTACTTTAGGTTTGGGATTCAGATGTGAAGCTCTGAAATGAACTGCCGTTTCTAAATGTCACATCAAAGACGATTATATATTCATTGTATATCTATTTCAAGGTATATAACAGCTGCGTGTGAAGGATAAAGACTTGTTTaatgctgtttaattttttttttctttcagacttGAAGGTTTTAAAGATGCTTATCtgggagaggtgtgtgtatttaaaaatataaacattgtaaATAATATGGTAAACTGGAAAAATTGTGTACATGAAAAGTATTGCTTATGTCTTTTTGTGGACACCTAGCCATGAAACAGCAGAGCTCCACTGAGGAGATCAGCTTGTGGTGTTTGTTAGAAATGTAAAGATTGACCAAAGCAGAATTTATATTATGTGGAATCatgtttcaaaatgaaaaaaaaatatatatagatcaTGTTATCATTGTACATTTTTGCTAGTAAAAGCAATGGATGCTTGTAGAAATAATTCAacatcatgtcttttttttctctttcagatttAATAGGTTCATAAATAACTATTACTACATTCACCAAATAATATATTACCTCACACTTCATCCAGATAAAAAAGGTACAATTAAAACTtttcacagcattaaaataTCAGGGTATCTTACATCATCATCTTAATAATATGTAGCTCTGCTTTCTTCCTAGTTTTAACAAGATTTAAAAACTGGTGTCCTGTTTATTACAGACTTCATTATAAAGAATTACATCAGTACATATCACTGGTGCCTAGTTGCCTTTTTGTGCCTCGTCCATGATGGGAACAGGAATGCTTCTCTGTGGCgagaacacacagtgtgtaaacaTTTCACTGCAGTTAGTACACTGCTGTGCAGTTCAGTAACGCTCATGCAGCATGTCAGTAAGTGCTTGTGTACAGCAATGATTAGTACAAAATACTGTGGCACTTCACAGGTCAGATTGTGGCTCCAAGGGAAGAGCAAAAATAGCTGCAtgagggaggagggaggagtTCAGATTACAGCTCGTGGGCCACTGGCTGCTCAGGGGAATAAATATCCCTGCattagacagagacagagcttTACTGATGGCGGGACATTGTGCATTAGCACTGCGCTCACATCACatgtctgtttgtctttccctgtctccttccttctttatttacatatttccttcatttgtttttcttttctgtctttctgttcattctgtcctcctttctttcattcctcCTCATCCAGCCAGGTTCTCAGTTTCAAATCCCCAGCCTTGGAATAATATTGAAATCCAAAGTAAACAGTTTGATTTATTAATAGTACAAAAATTATTAAACTATTACTGTTttttagcaatatttttgttcacttttaAAGCAATGATGTTTAAATTTCAAAGCTGCTTCTATCAGTAAGAAACGTTCTGAATGTCCCACTTATCATATGCCACAGTGTTAATAACAGTTCACGTTGAAGTGCAGGCCGAGTGACGTGGAAGAAGGACGTGAGCTCAAGCATGTGAGTCTTCAGCATATGCTCCATCAGTCTTCCTCACTCTCCAGTTTTACAGCAGctaggtgattttttttggttgtaaGATTTGCTATTTGTAATTTCTAGCACACAGGAATCTAAAGCTGGAGATGAGGATGGGCTTCCCAGTGCCAGCCCCTGTTTCACTGGTACTGACCGTCCCTCTTTATGTTTTTAAACCAGTGCACAAGCTTGTATGACTGCAGGCAATCCTCCTGCTGTGCAGTGAGCTCAGCTTAATCTTCATCCTGTTCTCCTCCTCACCCTCAGCCTTCAGTGCAGCTCTGGGCTCTCAGTCTCAGGTGAGGAACTGGGTGCTGGTTGCCCAGATCCCTACTCGCGAGTGGGCAGGGGGAGAGGGATCACCTCGGGGGCGGCCCCTTATAGTGACCCCTGTGTAAGAGCAGAGCAGGCAACGCCAGACACTTCCTGAAGTGCTCGAGTTCAGCCTGCATTCGCTCCCTGTCAAGCGCCAGCCGCTGCCTCTGCGCCAACAGCTCCTGGTGGACCAAAGAGAAAgagtcagtgaaaaaaaaaaaaagagttcagtGTCAGTGAAAAAAACTGATGTACACTTACAATTACCCTCTCAGAATAAAAGAGTTTTCCTGAAGGGTAtctttgtgtgtttagtaaGGAAGCCTTTACCTGGTACCTAATGCCTTCATCtaatatgttttcttttcagagGATACCACGCATCTCGCAACAAGGAAGCTTACAGTTTAGTAACTTTTTTTCCAACAATATAGGGCCGCATGATAATACGTACAATGTTAATCACATCACAATGATTCAGACAATTTAGGAACTAATCAGTTTTATATCACagaactgttgaattcttgactgTGATTGTGGAAAGAAGGGATAAAaaaacttcaggatggtaacagtaactctgctctgtgtcaggctgcatcacaccaaccCGTCCGTGATTAttttaacagcatgccccacgtttttttatttcttacttattgcACTATATCACTGCCATTTTAAATCAATGGAAGACAGAAATATcgtacaatataaaaatatatatactgtcaCCGGGAGAActgtatttggaaaaaaaaagctgcttagTCGCATTACTTGAGCGTTAAtcttttaaatactaaatatcagctgtaaataaatcaacatGCCACAGCAGCCTGCATGCAAATAGAAGGTTATAAGTTTGATTTAATGCACCTGAGTTAGTTTGGTAACTTTGCTAACATAATTGACTAGAGTATTAGTGTGACTTAAATACAGTAATTGATGAAGCCAAATTTTGTAATCACAATTAAAACATGCTTAATTATGCGCAGAagtacatacaaatacacaggaTGTTTCAGATGGAGGCACATTATTAGCTGCgcaagtttgaaaaaaaaaaagcttcagttaTTTTCACTGTGTATTTAGTGCACTGCTTGAGTGAAACGTATGATTCCACACACAAAAGCAAGCCTAACTTCAGGAGCTCTGGCCTTACATgttaacacagacacagatcaTATGACAGCTTTAAGGCTAACTTACCCCCATACTGACAGAGAGCTGATCAGCTGTCACACTCAGGTGATAGTGCTGGGCCTCCATTCTCCTACACTCACTTTGCAGAACCTCACTCTCTATATCCCTCtctgtgaaaacacacacacacgtcagtaTACTGGTGCAAAAGAAGTCAAAGCATGAGCAAAACTGGAACACCACAATATCATCTGCTGGCCTGAGAGTAGAACTCACCATCTACATACTCCTGATATGCTTCCACTATGGCCTCAATACCCTTCCATTTGGGACTGcactcctcttcctcatcatcatcctcctcttcttcctcagtGGAGTCTTCTTCAGCAGATTGCTCATCGCTCAGCCTTGACTCATGGTGGGCTGCCCTGTGGCATGAGTGGCCATTGGTGTGAGAGTAAGGTAGTCGGTTCAGTGCCCCCTGGTGCTCTGGAGGGTTGTAACGCACAGCGTTATTGAGCTTGTGGTTTGGCTCAGGGGCTCCTGGGACACCTCCTGGTGAAAGAACAAGTAATGCTGGTAAGATCCTTATGCCTAATGTTACAACTCTAACATGGGGAAAATGATGATACTGTTGGTAGATCAGTCCTGTCATTGAGGCTAACAGGGAACATGCTTAACCATAGTTACTAATAAGATCTCAAAATCTACTTCTATTAGGTTTTATTCATGAAGCATCACTTAACACCTTGGCTCCtgctcactgcacacacaggcaaaaaaaatttaatatgcACAACCCCAGTTTTAGTGTCTgatgtttgcatttttgttttgaataagtttgaaaaaaaaaacaggcaatggCAGGCCCGTTGTcatgcgatttttttttttttttttttgcggaaACTACAGCTGAATTGTTATTGCCATTAGATAACAGCGAGTTAATTTTTTTGCGTATGGCTTCACTAAATAATTAGCAGCTGCTCTGTTGTCCTTCTTACAGAATcaagttattgttattgttttctaAGAGTTGTTTCTAGATGAACTTAGCATGACACAAAATGAACCACTTTCATCCCACACAACAGCAGTGAGCATCATTTTGCCCACTCACCTTTGGGTTTGTGCTGGGATTTGTGTGTAGACTGCAGTACAGACTGGTGGAAGTGTTGAGCAAACTCCTCAGCACTGAGGCTCTCCCAGGGTCGGGACCTGCTGTGGTCACTCAGTCCGTTGAGCCCATGAGGCCGCTCCTTTAGCTGTATGAGTGGAGGTCTGGAGCTGTTTTGCAGGCTTGGTACTCTGCTGATTGGCTGGGCTTCTCCTAAACGAGACTGATCCTGCAAGGGGGCGAGTGGAGGGGGCTCTTTAGGGCGTAATACGTCATTGGGCTTTGAAGGTCTGTGAAGGTCGGGCTGGCTGGCACTGTGAAGGTGTCTGGTAGGTCCAGGAGGAGTGGGGCTACGGGAATTTGGGTGGGATTCTCCGTTTATTTGGCAGGGTGTGGAGTGTGCCCTAGGATCTGAGATGGATAAATATAACACAGTTAGAAAAGATAGTCAGATACAGTGTCTTGCTTCcttaaacttttccacatttagtAAGCATTGCAACCTGGATTGTGATTAGATGTCACGAATATACTCAAAATAAGccataatactgaagtgggGAGATACCAATATATTATTGACAAATTAAATGCAATGATTGTATATGAACCAGTCACATAATTAGTCGAATGAAGTACCTGTTTGCAATTTACATATCATGTGACCtcaatataaataatgtcagtatAATATATAACCACAATAAATCTGTATAAACACCTGTACCCTGGAAGCTGATTCTACTGAGTATTGAGCcattgaatacttatgcaactcTCAAATGTCTGCTTTTCGGTTTAATTAATCTTTGTGTCTCAgtaaaaaagtatatattttgcacatattgtgtaaatcaaacagtactttcagttccaggttgtaatattacaaaaattCAAAGGGGGGTGTAGAAGGGTGAGTACTTATCAAGGCACTGTAGTTTACACAGGAAAAAAATTGACTGGATtgactgtgtgtaattgttacCAGAGGCAGTAGTGGGAGGGCTGGAGCAGGGTGTGTATGTAGCATATCGGAGTGTGTCAAGAGTGACAGTTTTCTTTTTGATGGCATCAAGCAGATTCACTACTTTCTCGTTCTCTGTAGTggtgaaacacaaacaaaatgttttttaaaatcaaacaaacttctacaaacaaaagcaaatctaaatatatttagaatattGAATACATAATGTTGGGTGTCAGTATCCTTCATACATTAAGAtgcatacaaacaaacataagaCATAAAAATACTGATAACATTAAGGATatagatgtttgtgtgtgtgtgtgtgtgtgtgtgtgtgtgtgtgtgtgtgtgtgtgtgtgtgtgtgtgtgtgggcatacACACCTATCCTttgctcttggctgacatgGTTGAGGTTGAACATGTTgaggaaatgttttttgttctctAGTTCAGGTGCCCTGTCCATCTCCTCGGGCGTGTATCGGGTAGACAGGGTGGGCGTGGGTGTGGATGGAGTCTGACGTTTACTCTGAGCAGGTACTGGAGACGGGCTGCGCTCCTTCATCatccttctcctcttcttcctctttctctccaaCAGCTCGTCCCGCTGGGACAATGTGGTCAGTCCAAACACAGCCAAGAAGTCCAGTttctgcacagagagagagggagagagggagagagaaagaaagagggcgagagagggtgagagagagagggcgggaGTAGTCAGATAAATAACAATACAAGAGCAGGAGAAGAGGAGGGAGAAGTATGTGTGGGGATAAAAGAGGGAGAGGTACCTCTTTAGACTGGTCCAGTTTGAGAGGAGGTTGTTCAGTCACTCTCCTCAGATGAGCTCTTACTTCTTCTTCATCACTCTCATCATAAGAGTCATCCATCTCATAGTAATAACCTGAAGCACAGACCATAGAGTGAGATATACAGGagaatgaaaatgcaaatgagagcatttcagtgctttattatttaattcattccaCTGAACTTTTGTGTTCTGTTTGCCATTGCAAACACTTTATTCCACATTGTTACTCTCGGGTCAAAATGAAGAAATCTCTGTAATCACTGCCATAAaagaaattctttttaaaaaatgtatatttacaaaGCCCATACAGTCAGCTCTAGAACTGTTGGCACCATTcatccacattaaaaaaatattagtgaaGCCGtgcaattttaataataaataacgcATGcaataagtgattttttttttaccttaacCATATAAGGATATTGTATAGTTTTAAccaaatatttttctaaacataaaGCATTTTCATAAAGATGTTTCACAAGAGACTTATTGCAGAATTATCAGCACCCCAACTAATAATATTTACTAAGGACTGAAAGTAATTTGGAAagaattaatgttttattatttagaattataattttttgcctttatttaaacagtttttagGAATATCAATTGTACTTACAGaacatgttaaaatatttcttttattcttatAAGAATGATTTTTGCATCTTTGATATTTACATGAAGGATGCTTCATAAAAATctcaaatatacatatatattattattattattatataattctgGAGTTAACTGTAATATTTGATACTTGAAAAGTTGTTCTCAGGATTGGTCCAGTTTTAGTGACCCAAAACAAGTACAAGGATGAGATAGTTCTTGGATTTTGTACCCTTTTCTCTGGCTTCCCTGCGTCTCTTCTCCTCCAGGTCGAGTTTGCTCAGGAGAGTTCTGTgttgctgcagtgtgtgatcaTACACCACTGTTGGTTCTCGCCTGGGACACTGAGGGAAGCTTCTGATGGGGGACCCTGCTCTTTTAGTGCCCCTGAGCTCTCCAAAGGGAGCAGACAGGGGAAAAGAGAGCTTCTGCTTGTTCAGAATGCTCTGGCTTGACTTCTCCTGCTCTGTAAGAAAGGTGCTGGGCTCGAGGAGGCCAGGTGTCCTTGGAGGAAGGCCCCTGTCTGAGCACTCAGGTTTAGTCAATCCTGGAGGTGGACGACTTGGGGGGAAGGGAGGGTCATACGCTCTtcgtgtgtgtgagggagagttTATGAGGGACACAGGATTCCAGAGAGTGGTGGGAGGGTTAGGAGGGGTGGGTTTGGGGGAGATAAGAGGAGGTGGCGCTCCCAGGTGGTGAGGTAGCTCTCTGGTATTCAAGTCCTGGTGGTGTGATTTAGGCCTGTGTGTAAGTGAAACCATGCAGAGTTAGTCAAAATGGACACAAGATGGCGCCATTCTACAACATGTTTCTACAGGAAGCATGGCAGTCTGGCCTCTCCTTCAAGGAATATTATCTCCTCTAGTTTTCTTGTTTTGCCTCAGGGTACTTCAAGATCATGGCACTTCAAGAGGATAAGAGCCCAAAGAAGATCAGTATGGTTTAGATGGAAGATATAGGATTAAAAAGCAACAATCCCTAAAACATTATTTCAGAGCTAGCTGAACATGTAGGGAATTTTGTCTGTAATCCAGAcatttttttagaaaagaaaaggtAATACATGCCATGCATCAAGAACCGTTCAGTATGTAAATAAAGGTAAAGATAAGGTATGGATTTTTCTATAGCTCATTTAACAACAGacgccacaaagcagctttacagaaatacagatgtagatttttatttagaccccTAATGAGTTAgacagaggcaacagtggcaatgaaaaactccctgagacaatttTGAGGAAGACAATATTGAGGAAGAAACATGGAGAGGAAGCAGGCTCAAAATAGAAACCATCCTCTTCTGGGggacactggatagtgggattataaatcactaCATTcttacaactgtatactataaaatCATGCATTACTTGGTGTGTTGAAAGGCTGGATGAGTATATTCTGTCTTGGGATGAGAACATGTCTTCATGATTACAgaagcagttcttaggtacaagtctacagtatccagatAAGATTATCCACGAAAACAAGGGTAGGTCTTGGACATAAAGTGCTCATGGAGAGGACAAATCTCTAGTGTATCCATCCaattgtgtgggtgtgtggtgtgATTTTGTCTTAACTCTTCTAGCCCTTCAGTTCCTGAACTGAAAGGCATGAAGAAGTACactcctgggaaaaaaaaaaaaaaatgggccaagcgcAAAATGGCAGAAtattaatggtcttaacaacaaatcactggtcaggaaattagcaagaattaaacaaatatataaaggaagttagtatggaaTAGCTTTTCACTTAGATTTCTTtgaatgtttaagccttgtggcccttgatgggctgcatcaggtggcagataaccaattaaaaaaaaaaaaaaaaaacatcccagaagatatttttggaaaattctgtacacccagacatgtgttagtttaaattttacatcaaacattttaatcattagcatgattttacctttgcatacaagaagactatgtaagtgaatttccctgtttctagcttttcccccaaACAGTTCAAATGAGCCAACAGTCCAAAcaataaatgagcaaatggtggtacaggagctctcaggagtgcatttgttgaattcttgctaattttctgacccatgatttgttgttaagactattaaaaacttaatatttgccattttgggcttggcccatcttttttttttttttttgcccaggagtgtaagATTAGTTTTACTGAGTCTTAATTCTTAAGCAGTTTTTACACTTCCAAACCCAGAGCCAGACAGACACTTGTCTTTACCTCCGATTTAAAATGTAACCACATAGAGCCATCCATAATCAGAAAGGTGACCACGTCAAAAGCTTTGTACTGCAATTCTCTcacctctgtgtctctgtctgtggttCGTGTGTCTCCGGTTCTGTGCTGTGTTGTGAACACTCAGACGCCAGGCCCTGCCTGTCTACTGTGTCCACTCTCAGCCTTCTCTGGCGTGCCAGCCATCTCTCCTCCTCTGCCTGGCGCTGGAGCAGCACAGCACCCGGACCTAACCGCTCACCAGGGGTGGGCACCAGGCTGGGCATTGGGAGTGGAGCTGAGCCACCCGGAGAGGAATACAAGCCAGGCTGCAGAGGCTTTGGGGCCAGGAGTGTGGCCTCTTTGGTTTTCTCTGGGGGGATGAGGGGAACACAAAGAGTAATATTGCTTATTTCAGCATGTTTTAACTTTTTACAACTTTAATCTTactaaaggaatactccagcattttatCAACCTAATCTCTTCTTATTGCAAtacaacatacagtatgcaCGATTGACATATTTGTCTTTACTGAGAAGAGAACAAACACTGCTTCCTCTAAACTCACTTAAAATGGCTGTCTAATGGCAGTTGTTGAATTTGGTCCATGTGTTTTTGCAGAACGCATTGAAGAATTCTTCAAAGTTATTTGTAAATGAAGCTCTAAATCTGTAAATGCCCCTGTAAGCAGAATGAAAGTAACTAGAattactttttaatgttttcttaaaatcaCTAAATAAAAGCATCATTCTATGTCTGCTTCAGGCCAAGACTGCGACTTGTTTGTATTTAATTCATGTAACACCGTTGCATATTTTATTAACAACTGTTCTGAGACTTCCATTACATGGGAGATTTGtgtcaaaagttttttttttttccagtacaCAGAAATATGTTGAAATTATTATCCATGGtaatcacacccatgtgtgtgattagagattACGTTGGAAATGCTGGAGTATTAATTTAAGGGAATGTGAAAGAGTGTAGGCGTGCACCTGCATACCTGCTCGGTTTGGTGTAAGCTTGGCTCTGTCTTCTATATGCTGcctgtgagagagtgtgtgagagtgtgtgtgtagctcctGGCTCAGGACGTGCTTCTCCATGGCCCGGACCGCCTGAACTTCCCTCTCTTTTGCCCTCTCTTTCTGTcgctccagctctctctctctttcctcctcccTTTCCCTTTCTCGCACacgctctcgctctcgctcccGCTCCcgttctcgctctctctctctctctctctctgcctcgtGAGCTCTCTCCTTCTCTCGC
Proteins encoded:
- the LOC113529649 gene encoding genetic suppressor element 1 isoform X2, whose translation is MKRGFISAGMSHEPKSPSLGMISTATRTTATVSPLTPSPISGTVLANGNTASQSSHSGFAAALRKLAKQAEEPRGPTSISGESSPVSSPATNHSSPVGTPKRGPLVSGPGLGAPSAAHGVSSTPPVVTIAPTKTVNGMWRSEGRQAEAALRGSARERLPSDPPPPPTQEKSVSSLPPHLMGAPYPFGLSPSAVMQDPRLQALNLSRQMNHVLQSGAVPVGAVPLGAVPEEYLRSGFRPYGSAEDLRLSSLPLGLDPGFFRSGYLAYPSLSSYRMDESLCLSALRSPYYQLPAGGAVPSLHPSTAHLHLPGVRYPAELSHQSLTALQSERLQMEDKLRQREREREREKERAHEAERERERERERERERERERVREREREEERERELERQKERAKEREVQAVRAMEKHVLSQELHTHSHTLSHRQHIEDRAKLTPNRAEKTKEATLLAPKPLQPGLYSSPGGSAPLPMPSLVPTPGERLGPGAVLLQRQAEEERWLARQRRLRVDTVDRQGLASECSQHSTEPETHEPQTETQRPKSHHQDLNTRELPHHLGAPPPLISPKPTPPNPPTTLWNPVSLINSPSHTRRAYDPPFPPSRPPPGLTKPECSDRGLPPRTPGLLEPSTFLTEQEKSSQSILNKQKLSFPLSAPFGELRGTKRAGSPIRSFPQCPRREPTVVYDHTLQQHRTLLSKLDLEEKRRREAREKGYYYEMDDSYDESDEEEVRAHLRRVTEQPPLKLDQSKEKLDFLAVFGLTTLSQRDELLERKRKKRRRMMKERSPSPVPAQSKRQTPSTPTPTLSTRYTPEEMDRAPELENKKHFLNMFNLNHVSQEQRIENEKVVNLLDAIKKKTVTLDTLRYATYTPCSSPPTTASDPRAHSTPCQINGESHPNSRSPTPPGPTRHLHSASQPDLHRPSKPNDVLRPKEPPPLAPLQDQSRLGEAQPISRVPSLQNSSRPPLIQLKERPHGLNGLSDHSRSRPWESLSAEEFAQHFHQSVLQSTHKSQHKPKGGVPGAPEPNHKLNNAVRYNPPEHQGALNRLPYSHTNGHSCHRAAHHESRLSDEQSAEEDSTEEEEEDDDEEEECSPKWKGIEAIVEAYQEYVDERDIESEVLQSECRRMEAQHYHLSVTADQLSVSMGELLAQRQRLALDRERMQAELEHFRKCLALPALLLHRGHYKGPPPR
- the LOC113529649 gene encoding genetic suppressor element 1 isoform X1, with product MFGLKAPLYYLSGMSHEPKSPSLGMISTATRTTATVSPLTPSPISGTVLANGNTASQSSHSGFAAALRKLAKQAEEPRGPTSISGESSPVSSPATNHSSPVGTPKRGPLVSGPGLGAPSAAHGVSSTPPVVTIAPTKTVNGMWRSEGRQAEAALRGSARERLPSDPPPPPTQEKSVSSLPPHLMGAPYPFGLSPSAVMQDPRLQALNLSRQMNHVLQSGAVPVGAVPLGAVPEEYLRSGFRPYGSAEDLRLSSLPLGLDPGFFRSGYLAYPSLSSYRMDESLCLSALRSPYYQLPAGGAVPSLHPSTAHLHLPGVRYPAELSHQSLTALQSERLQMEDKLRQREREREREKERAHEAERERERERERERERERERVREREREEERERELERQKERAKEREVQAVRAMEKHVLSQELHTHSHTLSHRQHIEDRAKLTPNRAEKTKEATLLAPKPLQPGLYSSPGGSAPLPMPSLVPTPGERLGPGAVLLQRQAEEERWLARQRRLRVDTVDRQGLASECSQHSTEPETHEPQTETQRPKSHHQDLNTRELPHHLGAPPPLISPKPTPPNPPTTLWNPVSLINSPSHTRRAYDPPFPPSRPPPGLTKPECSDRGLPPRTPGLLEPSTFLTEQEKSSQSILNKQKLSFPLSAPFGELRGTKRAGSPIRSFPQCPRREPTVVYDHTLQQHRTLLSKLDLEEKRRREAREKGYYYEMDDSYDESDEEEVRAHLRRVTEQPPLKLDQSKEKLDFLAVFGLTTLSQRDELLERKRKKRRRMMKERSPSPVPAQSKRQTPSTPTPTLSTRYTPEEMDRAPELENKKHFLNMFNLNHVSQEQRIENEKVVNLLDAIKKKTVTLDTLRYATYTPCSSPPTTASDPRAHSTPCQINGESHPNSRSPTPPGPTRHLHSASQPDLHRPSKPNDVLRPKEPPPLAPLQDQSRLGEAQPISRVPSLQNSSRPPLIQLKERPHGLNGLSDHSRSRPWESLSAEEFAQHFHQSVLQSTHKSQHKPKGGVPGAPEPNHKLNNAVRYNPPEHQGALNRLPYSHTNGHSCHRAAHHESRLSDEQSAEEDSTEEEEEDDDEEEECSPKWKGIEAIVEAYQEYVDERDIESEVLQSECRRMEAQHYHLSVTADQLSVSMGELLAQRQRLALDRERMQAELEHFRKCLALPALLLHRGHYKGPPPR